The Paraburkholderia megapolitana genomic sequence ATGCCGACACGCCCAATCTGACTTCAGGTGCATTGCAGGCGCTCGAGCGGGTGCGCCGTGTGAGCGCCTGCTTCGCCCGCCACCCGCTATACCGGACGTTGCCCGAGCTCGCGCGGCAATTCGATGGGCTCGAGCGGTATCTGGCGGAGTGCATCGAAAAAACCGCAATCGACCCGCAACGTTTGTGCTTTTCGGCCAATCTCGACGAACTGTCGTGGCTCGGCACCGAACCGCCCGCGCGGTTCATCGAACGAATGGGCGCGGAGTGCGACACCTGCTGGCACCAGGTCGAGACACGTCTCGACGCGCCGGCCGATCCGGCGCTCCTTGCCGCGCTCGAAATAAACGCGTTCGACGACTGGATGTCCTGGGCATGGAGTTTCGGCTTCGGTGGCCTGTCCCACGCGTATTTCGACCGGCAGGACCCGCCGCGCGCCGAAAGCTTTACCGAATACCTCGACACCGAAGCGATGCATCTCGCCGACAGTTTCTGGCGTGTCAAAGGGGCGGACGGTCGCTGGGGTGTCTGCATCGAAGATAAAGGCGTACGCAAGGTGCTGGTCGAACCCGTCTGGGACGACATCTGGTGGGACCGGTGCGATCCCGAAGACTGTCTTGTGTGGGTCGGGCGGGGCGCGCAGATCGGTTTGCTCAAAATCGACGGAGAGAAGACTCATGTTTTGCTCGAACCGCAACTCGATACGGCCTATGACTTCGAATGGGTGCGCGACGCGTCCGGCGAACATCCCGTCCGCGTGGTGAAGGTAGAGACCGGTGGGCGTCATGGGCTGCTGCGCGATGACGGTAGCTGGCTGTTCGAGGCGCACGCCGACAGCATCGGCGATTTTGCGAATGGCTATGCGGCGGTATGCGTCGGTGGTCGCTGCGGTTTTATCGACACCTCGGGACACTGGGTGGTGGAACCGCAGTACGAAGCGGCGCAGGCGATCGTCTCGTGCGGACTCGCGATCGTGCGCATGCAAGGCCGCTGGGGAGCGGTCACGCTCGCAGGCACGTGGGTCATCGAGCCCGCGTGGGACGAGATCGTCTGGCACGAGGACACCGTACGTTTCATCGTCACACGCGCTGCACGCAAGGGACTGCTCGATCAGCAAGGTCGCGAAATCATCGAACCGGTCTATCCGGATCTGCGACCAATCCAGTTCGCGGAGGCGGGGCCTCGCGGCGAGGGCGTGATGATGGTGAACGGCAGCCACCGGTTCGTCGCGCAACGAGAAGATAAATTGCTTGGTCTCTTCGACAGCGACGGGCGCCCGCTATTGCCGTTCGACTATCAGCGCGTCGACAGCATCTACCCCGCGTACGACATGCCCGATCGCGAGCCGACCAGTGTGGTGGGTGCTGTGAAGGTCGGCAGGCAGCAGGGCCGACGCTGGTTGTATGGCGTCTACGACACCGTGCGCGGCCGGCAGCTATTGCCGTGTCGGTATCGGCAACTGCATCTGATGGCGTGGCACGGCAAAAGGTACTGGCTGCTGGTCGAGCCGCAGGCGTCGAGTGGTCGCGAACTGGTCGGCGTGGCGCATGAAGACGGCGCGTGGCTGCATGCCCCGCGTTACGAGTGGATCGGTATGCAGGTCTCTAATGAAAGCGGCGCGATGGAATTCCTCGCGCATGAAATGAGCCGTATCTGGAGCGAGAACGACGCAATCGAAGCCGTGCGCGACACCGGAGAAGACGCCCGCCTTTTCAACGACGGTCGGGCGGAAGCCGTCGGCTGAGCGCGTGGTTCACATTGCGGCAAGGATGTATCGCGGTTAGAGCCCGCTGCACCGCGGCTCGCAGTTTTACGAGCACACGGTTATCCTGTGGCACATGCTTTACACAAGATGTGCGCATCCAGGATCAATGACCTTCCGTTATCGCCACCGATTACTCATTCGCCACCTTACCGGCCTGCTTACCGCAGCGATGCTCGGTGCGTCGCTCGCGCTCGCCGGCTGCGACGATCAACAGGGCCAGGAAGCCGTGCAGAAACTCAGGGATTTTTTCAACGCGGTCAAACCGGACGCCTTGCTGCTGAAGGACATGACGCCGGGCATCACGACCGAAGAGCAGGTGCGCAGCCAGATGGGCAAGCCCGAAACCGAGCATACGTTTACGGACGGCTCGAAGCGGCTCGAATATCCGCGCGGTCCGCAGGGCCTCAACACCTACATGATCGACATCGACCCCGATGGGAAGCTGCAAGCGATCACCCAGGTGCTGACTGCCGCGAACTTCGCAAAGATCCGCCCCGGTATGACCGACGACGAAGTGCGGCGCCTGCTCGGCAAGCCCGGTGAAATCGCCGTTTATCCGCTCAAGCCCGAAACGGTGTGGAGCTGGAAGTGGCGCGAGGGCGGTGTCACCGAAGAAGGCATTTTCAACGTGCACTTTGGCCCCGACCACAAGGTGAGCACCACTTCTCGCTCCGATGTGGTTCGCGGGCGCTGAGCGGAGACAGAAGCCATGAACCAGCGTCGTCGTCCCTCGCGTATCGGACTTGTCCTCGGTGGAGGGGCTGCGCGCGGCTGGGCTCACATCGGTGCGATCCGGGCCCTGCAAGAGGCGGGTATCCGGCCCGATGTGGTGTGTGGCACCTCGATCGGTGCGCTGGTGGGGGCGGTCTACGCGCACGGCGATCTCGATTGGCTCGAAGAGTGGGTGTCGCGACTCACGTGGCAGACGGTCGTGCGGCTGCTCGATCTGCGTTTATCCGGTGGATTGCTCGGCGGCAAGAAAGTGATTCAGGTGTTTGCGGACCAGTTCGCGGGCTGTGCGATCGGAGAGCTGAAGATGCCGTTTGCCGCAGTCGCAACCGAACTCGATACCGGCCGAGAAACCTGGCTACAGGACGGCAGTCTTGTCGACGCGGTGCGTGCGTCGATTGCGATTCCCGGTATTTTTACGCCGCAGTGGCATGACGGGGTGTGGCTCGTCGACGGCGGGTTGAGCAATCCGGTGCCTGTGTCGGTTGCGCGCGGCATGCGTGCGGACTGCGTGATCGCTATCGATCTGAACAACGACATTCTGAACGGCCGCGACCTGGGCGGTGTCACCGCCGAAACACCCGCACCGATCGCTGCGCGTGCCGCGGCCGTCGCGTCGGGTGCGCCCGTAACGGAGGGTTCCACCGGCACCAACGCCAGCGCCACCGACGATACCGCGCCACCGCTCGCATTACGCCGCAACGGCAAGCCTTGGCCGCGCTGGCTGCAACCGGCGCCTGGCTACGAAGAAAGTCGCGATGTGCGCGTGGCGCCGCCGCCGAGCGCGCGCGTACCGTCGATGCTGAGTTCGATCGCGCAGAGCATCGACATCATGCAGGTGCGGATTACGCGCAGCCGGCTGGCCGGCGAACCCGCCGACATCCTGATCCAGCCGCGTCTGGGCGGTATGGGTATCTTCGATTTCCACCGCGCGCGACCGGCCATCGAAGAAGGGCGGGCCGCCGTCCATAACATGATGCCGGCGATTCTTGCCCGGCTCGGTATGGACTGATGGCCCGCTTTTGAAAATTCCTGCCAGTCAATCGTCTATTAAGACGAGTCACGCTGTCCGCTAGCAAGCTTCCGATCAAAGCCGTCTTGGGGTAGACGTCTTTTCGGCGCCACCTCTTCGGAAAGAAAAATGAAAACGACGGCAAGTAAATGTATCTCAGCGCTTTTTATAACAACACTCTTCGCTGGATGCATGGTTCCCGCGCAAAATCGCGCCCCGGCTCCAGCACCGGCTGCGGCCGCGGCAGGATCGGGGGCTTCGCTTTCCACTGCCGACTGGGCCAAGGTCGTTGAAAGTGATCGCACATCGGTCCGGTCGGGTTTCCTGCCGAAAGAAGTGATCCAGTACGACCTTCAAATAGGCAACATGATCCCTGAAGGTCAGGACATTCTGGCCTCTCACGACCAGGCAAGGGCGCGCATCTGGTCGAAGAAAATGAATTCGATTACGGAAGCAAGAAACAAGGTCATCGAAAAGTTCTCGGCAAAACAGATCGCCAGGAGCAATGCAACGGCCAATGCATTCGGTAACGGAAAACCGGACCCTTGCCTGTCGCCTATGGGCAAGAACACGTGTACCGCGTCGCCGGCCCGACAAGGCGACAGCGTTAATTACACGGTAGGCCCCGGCGGCATTGGGGCGACCATCGGTCATTACACGGTGGGGCCCGGCGGCATAGGGATGGGTGGCTTCTGATATGAAGTAAAGCGCCGCGCGGCTATTCCGGCGAATGGACCACGTCAAACGGGGTGAGCGCCTGAGACCACAGCGCTCACCCCGTCCGTCAAACATCGTTAGACATACCGAAGAAGCTTACGAGCAAGCCTTGCCGTGATCGGCGTGGTAGCCCTTGGTCTTCGCATCGGCTTCGCTCATGTACGAACCGGCCTTCGTCTTGCCGTAGTACTTGTCGCCCTGGCAGTGGTACACCTTCGTGCTCGTGTTGACCCACACCTGGCCCGGGCCGCCGCCGGGCGCAGCAGCCTTCGTGCTGGCAGCGGGCGTAGCCGTTTTCGTGGTCGTGGCCGCAGCCGGAGCCGGGGCGGCAGATGAAGCCGGTGCCGCAGCGGCTGCTGCCGGAGCGCTGGCGCCTGCAGCAGGTGCACCCGCTGCGCCGTACCAGGTCTTCACGCCTTTATGGCCCGAGCACGCGCCTTTCTTCGTGGCACCCGAGAAGGACGAACCGTCCTTACAAAGAGCTGTCGTTCCTGCCGGCGCGGTAGCCGGGGCCGGGGTCTGTGCGTGAGCGGCCATGGCGGTGAACATGCCGGCAGCCACTACAACGGAAAGAAACTTGTTCATGGTGAATCCTTTAAGTAAGAGTCGAGGGAATCGTTTTCGACGGAAGCATTGGAGCAATTGCTGGTCGTGCTTGTTGCGATTGCGGATACCTTCACGGACTTCGGGGATTCATGGGCCCCATGATGGGTAGAGCCGATCCGTGCCACGTGAAGATGTGGCACTGAGAGCTATAACGCGTCACTTATCGAGTGCGTCGACTGGATCGAGCACTATATTTGTCATTTTTTGTAAAGAAAGGTGAGCGTGGCCAGGGCGAACGCCTGACCCAAGCTGAGATATCACACGGCGTTATGCGCCGCCGGTACGCGCGCGACTACGCCAGCGCAACACGATCCAGGCCAGCAAGATACCCACCGCTATGCCCAGGAACTCGCACAGCACGCGTACGCCGATACTGTCCGGATCGTGTACATCGGCGAGTGTCGCGCGCAGCAGAGCCGGCGACTGCAGGTTGGCGTAGTTGAAATAGAACAGGTTCCACAGGTCGCCGCTCGAACTGGGCAGCACGGACAGCATATAAGTCACGCCCAGCTCGCGGCCGGGTTCCAGGGTTCCTTGCGGGTCAGCCAGTGCACCAGCAGCAGCATGAAGAATCCGATTACTGCTGCAATCGCTCCCGCCTGCATACCGCCGATGATCCCGTACCCCATCCACGATTGGTCATAAAACATGCCAGCGTCGTCCGGTCATCGATAACGGCGCAT encodes the following:
- a CDS encoding patatin-like phospholipase family protein; its protein translation is MNQRRRPSRIGLVLGGGAARGWAHIGAIRALQEAGIRPDVVCGTSIGALVGAVYAHGDLDWLEEWVSRLTWQTVVRLLDLRLSGGLLGGKKVIQVFADQFAGCAIGELKMPFAAVATELDTGRETWLQDGSLVDAVRASIAIPGIFTPQWHDGVWLVDGGLSNPVPVSVARGMRADCVIAIDLNNDILNGRDLGGVTAETPAPIAARAAAVASGAPVTEGSTGTNASATDDTAPPLALRRNGKPWPRWLQPAPGYEESRDVRVAPPPSARVPSMLSSIAQSIDIMQVRITRSRLAGEPADILIQPRLGGMGIFDFHRARPAIEEGRAAVHNMMPAILARLGMD
- a CDS encoding DUF3761 domain-containing protein, coding for MNKFLSVVVAAGMFTAMAAHAQTPAPATAPAGTTALCKDGSSFSGATKKGACSGHKGVKTWYGAAGAPAAGASAPAAAAAAPASSAAPAPAAATTTKTATPAASTKAAAPGGGPGQVWVNTSTKVYHCQGDKYYGKTKAGSYMSEADAKTKGYHADHGKACS
- a CDS encoding WG repeat-containing protein, whose translation is MGNRSWLYLRDDAPDSGYAPEQIAEANNNFPTLWKILLAQGNAGDAIRAQRVFGDADTPNLTSGALQALERVRRVSACFARHPLYRTLPELARQFDGLERYLAECIEKTAIDPQRLCFSANLDELSWLGTEPPARFIERMGAECDTCWHQVETRLDAPADPALLAALEINAFDDWMSWAWSFGFGGLSHAYFDRQDPPRAESFTEYLDTEAMHLADSFWRVKGADGRWGVCIEDKGVRKVLVEPVWDDIWWDRCDPEDCLVWVGRGAQIGLLKIDGEKTHVLLEPQLDTAYDFEWVRDASGEHPVRVVKVETGGRHGLLRDDGSWLFEAHADSIGDFANGYAAVCVGGRCGFIDTSGHWVVEPQYEAAQAIVSCGLAIVRMQGRWGAVTLAGTWVIEPAWDEIVWHEDTVRFIVTRAARKGLLDQQGREIIEPVYPDLRPIQFAEAGPRGEGVMMVNGSHRFVAQREDKLLGLFDSDGRPLLPFDYQRVDSIYPAYDMPDREPTSVVGAVKVGRQQGRRWLYGVYDTVRGRQLLPCRYRQLHLMAWHGKRYWLLVEPQASSGRELVGVAHEDGAWLHAPRYEWIGMQVSNESGAMEFLAHEMSRIWSENDAIEAVRDTGEDARLFNDGRAEAVG